From Anopheles arabiensis isolate DONGOLA chromosome 3, AaraD3, whole genome shotgun sequence, a single genomic window includes:
- the LOC120900293 gene encoding dipeptidase 1-like isoform X1, giving the protein MAIQQQPTEHRTEENDYSPSLLMWGGLLFALISCLIFFGNVLNADERIERNDKLIFVGHNRLIMNVANVTNNNLREFDLNWDLRRHLVWSKINTSRTDLIRLRAGHVYGQMWYVGANCTDSPSEATQRVFEQIDTLNRLIEKHHHDISRVTSLTQILDPIRQGKIRSLIAVKGGHTINSKLGLLRSLYALGVRCMPLASEQNCCNWVDSSLVDIMDIDSTHLRTDLSLWGRLVVWEMNRLGMIVDLSYASYGAALDVLRYSRAPVIFSNAGAYAINKHHLNVKEDVLIPLATQGGLIMITFDPEILGGYTIDNVLEHLNYLREVIGSDHIGIGSGFESFDGAIDGLKDVSMFLNLFNALQQGKYADGETFQPWSEEELNKLAGVNFLRVFDEVERVKLQLSHEQPFEDDDSEDALD; this is encoded by the exons ATGGCAATCCAACAGCAGCCGACTGAACATCGAACGGAAGAGAATG ACTATTCTCCATCTCTTTTAATGTGGGGTGGGCTTCTATTTGCGTTAATTTCTTGCCTGATATTTTTTGGAAATGTTTTGAATGCCGATGAAAGGATTGAAAGGAATGACAAACTAATATTTGTGGG ACACAACAGACTGATTATGAACGTAGCTAATGTTACCAACAATAACCTACGAGAGTTTGACCTCAACTGGGACCTGCGGCGGCATCTCGTTTGGAGCAAGATTAACACCTCCCGCACGGATCTGATCCGTCTCCGAGCTGGACATGTATATGGCCAGATGTGGTACGTCGGTGCAAACTGTACCGATTCTCCCTCTGAAGCGACACAAAGAGTGTTTGAGCAAATCGACACACTAAATCGTTTGATCGAAAAACACCACCATGATATTTCGCGGGTCACATCCCTAACTCAGATACTGGATCCTATTAGGCAGGGAAAAATAAGGTCCCTGATCGCTGTGAAAGGCGGACATACGATCAACTCGAAGCTCGGACTGTTACGTTCACTGTATGCACTCGGCGTAAGATGTATGCCCCTGGCATCGGAACAAAATTGCTGCAACTGGGTTGACTCATCGCTCGTTGACATCATGGACATCGATTCTACCCACCTGAGAACGGATCTTTCCCTTTGGGGACGCCTGGTTGTGTGGGAAATGAACCGTCTCGGTATGATCGTGGATCTGTCGTATGCAAGCTACGGGGCAGCATTGGATGTGCTGCGGTACAGCCGGGCCCCGGTCATTTTCAGCAATGCCGGGGCGTACGCTATCAACAAGCACCATCTAAACGTGAAGGAAGACGTACTGATCCCGCTTGCCACACAGGGAGGCCTTATTATGATAACCTTCGACCCGGAGATTCTGGGAGGATACACAATCGATAATGTGCTTG AGCATCTGAACTACCTGAGGGAAGTCATCGGATCGGATCACATCGGAATTGGGAGTGGATTTGAGAGCTTCGATGGCGCCATCGATGGGTTGAAGGATGTGTCCATGTTTCTAAACCTGTTCAACGCCCTCCAGCAAGGAAAGTACGCCGATGGGGAAACATTCCAACCATGGTCCGAAGAAGAACTCAATAAGCTTGCAGGAGTAAACTTTCTGCGCGTGTTCGACGAAGTAGAGCGGGTGAAGCTGCAACTCTCGCACGAGCAACCGTTCGAAGACGATGACTCGGAAGATGCGTtagattga
- the LOC120900291 gene encoding cell division control protein 48 homolog B, with protein sequence MVDLNSLTLKFNTKLEPAFSLPQSCYIWPKASERNQWTLFPGVPAECRLQNGRRLLWRVYSHLDGNSTHREAYFAYQTVELEIEAPASDIASEENILVEIRPIQPAPEDFQAVTVDVQLDCSRLKVDLLLTKECLADTLATFLKGTFFCKGCRIDFTGCLRDRNMGICGVYVKETQGPSVYGEVDRHTVIKIDQILYHPATLTQKPLGGIDGVREQLEAALTESRSLLLIGPSGSGKYSLVKSVISERNLPLFEIRGLHFLRSLPGETEAELRQTFLRLRLFQELIEREKPAILLVKDIDTICPKIGAKKGEDVVNIARIASQFLSLVDQYRESAENVIIIGTTSSVESMDTRLRRPGRLDKEITLGIPSKEQRIDILRCFYATARGTLTDEQLDLVGQRTAGYVGAELELLYYNLVREMHKQQLPFEEALAEIQKKHRPSNLRNATGLVGREATLSLDSFGGMDELKALLRLCIVEQLANPARFQRLGIHPLRGILLYGPPGCAKTTLAKCLAAETGMTFLSLSAAQVYSPYVGDAEKLITRVFNEARTNAPAVVFLDEIDSLVGNRGTGGMKGGSGAVNMGVLSTLLMEMDGIGQAEQAASALSEDAKRVVVIAATNRPDMVDDALLRPGRLTKLIHVPAPDGKGRLEILRKIATNVPFAEDVQLELVAEQTERYSGADLQNLCTQAALNAATEDLNATVVTMAHLRSALQDVRPSLTKEQIDWYHSYEANRLR encoded by the exons ATGGTCGatttaaatagtttaacgTTAAAGTTTAACACAAAACTCGAACCGGCTTTCAGTTTACCACAATCCTGCTACATTTGGCCGAAAGCAAGTGAACGAAATCAATGGACACTGTTTCCTGGAGTGCCGGCCGAATGCCGTCTACAGAATGGTCGCCGCTTGCTATGGCGCGTCTATTCGCACCTGGATGGAAATTCTACGCACCGAGAAGCTTACTTTGCCTACCAGACGGTAGAATTGGAAATAGAAGCCCCGGCGAGCGACATCGCCAGTGAAGAAAACATCCTGGTGGAGATACGACCAATACAACCAGCGCCAGAAGACTTCCAAGCAGTGACCGTCGACGTTCAGCTGGATTGTTCGCGTCTTAAGGTGGATCTACTGCTGACGAAAGAGTGCCTGGCAGACACATTGGCAACATTTCTTAAAGGAACGTTCTTCTGTAAAGGTTGTCGGATCGATTTTACCGGCTGCCTTCGTGACAGAAACATGGGAATTTGTGGTGTTTATGTGAAGGAAACACAGGGACCATCCGTGTACGGTGAAGTGGACCGACACACGGTGATAAAAATCGACCAAATACTCTACCACCCGGCAACGCTCACACAGAAACCATTGGGAGGCATCGACGGTGTACGGGAGCAACTGGAAGCAGCCCTAACCGAAAGCCGCTCTCTTCTCCTAATCGGGCCGAGTGGATCCGGCAAGTATAGCTTGGTGAAATCGGTCATCAGTGAGAGAAATCTCCCGCTGTTTGAAATTCGCGGACTGCACTTTCTCCGATCGTTGCCCGGGGAAACGGAAGCGGAACTGCGGCAAACGTTCCTTCGATTGCGCCTCTTTCAGGAGCTCATCGAGCGGGAGAAACCCGCCATTCTGCTGGTGAAAGATATCGATACCATCTGTCCAAAGATTGGTGCGAAGAAAGGCGAAGACGTCGTCAATATCGCGCGGATCGCATCGCAGTTTCTATCGCTCGTCGATCAGTACAGGGAGTCGGCGGAGAATGTTATCATCATCGGGACAACGTCGAGCGTGGAAAGTATGGACACGCGCCTTCGCCGTCCCGGCCGGTTAGATAAGGAAATTACTCTCGGCATCCCGTCGAAGGAGCAACGGATTGATATATTACGTTGCTTTTATGCTACTGCGCGAGGTACGCTCACCGACGAACAGCTGGACCTGGTCGGACAACGAACGGCGGGCTACGTTGGGGCAGAGCTGGAGCTGCTCTACTACAATCTCGTACGGGAGATGCACAAGCAGCAACTTCCGTTCGAAGAGGCCCTCGCCGAGATACAGAAGAAGCACCGACCGAGCAATCTGCGCAATGCTACAGGCCTCGTGGGCAGAGAGGCCACGCTAAGTCTCGATTCTTTCGGCGGCATGGATGAGCTTAAAGCGCTGCTGAGACTTTGCATAGTCGAGCAGCTGGCAAACCCGGCACGCTTTCAACGGCTTGGCATTCACCCACTGCGCGGCATACTTCTGTACGGTCCGCCGGGTTGTGCGAAGACCACACTCGCCAAATGTTTGGCGGCGGAAACCGGCATGACCTTCCTGTCCCTGTCGGCGGCGCAAGTTTACTCGCCCTACGTGGGCGATGCGGAGAAGCTTATCACACGCGTGTTTAACGAGGCGCGCACGAATGCACCGGCGGTAGTGTTTTTGGATGAAATCGACTCGCTCGTCGGCAATCGTGGCACGGGCGGTATGAAGGGTGGCTCCGGTGCCGTCAATATGGGCGTCCTGTCGACACTGCTGATGGAGATGGATGGTATCGGGCAGGCGGAACAGGCGGCCAGTGCGCTCAGCGAAGATGCGAAGCGGGTAGTTGTGATTGCGGCCACCAATCGACCCGATATGGTGGACGACGCATTGCTGCGACCGGGCCGGCTAACCAAATTGATCCACGTACCGGCACCGGACGGGAAGGGACGGTTGGAAATATTGCGAAAAATAGCGACCAACGTGCCCTTTGCGGAAGACGTTCAGTTGGAGCTGGTGGCGGAACAGACGGAACGATACTCCGGCGCTGATCTGCAGAACCTTTGCACCCAG GCGGCACTGAATGCGGCAACGGAAGATTTAAATGCAACCGTCGTTACAATGGCACACCTTCGGAGTGCGTTGCAAGACGTTCGACCCTCGTTGACTAAGGAACAGATCGATTGGTATCACAGCTACGAGGCAAACCGGTTGCGATAG
- the LOC120900293 gene encoding dipeptidase 1-like isoform X2 — MWGGLLFALISCLIFFGNVLNADERIERNDKLIFVGHNRLIMNVANVTNNNLREFDLNWDLRRHLVWSKINTSRTDLIRLRAGHVYGQMWYVGANCTDSPSEATQRVFEQIDTLNRLIEKHHHDISRVTSLTQILDPIRQGKIRSLIAVKGGHTINSKLGLLRSLYALGVRCMPLASEQNCCNWVDSSLVDIMDIDSTHLRTDLSLWGRLVVWEMNRLGMIVDLSYASYGAALDVLRYSRAPVIFSNAGAYAINKHHLNVKEDVLIPLATQGGLIMITFDPEILGGYTIDNVLEHLNYLREVIGSDHIGIGSGFESFDGAIDGLKDVSMFLNLFNALQQGKYADGETFQPWSEEELNKLAGVNFLRVFDEVERVKLQLSHEQPFEDDDSEDALD; from the exons ATGTGGGGTGGGCTTCTATTTGCGTTAATTTCTTGCCTGATATTTTTTGGAAATGTTTTGAATGCCGATGAAAGGATTGAAAGGAATGACAAACTAATATTTGTGGG ACACAACAGACTGATTATGAACGTAGCTAATGTTACCAACAATAACCTACGAGAGTTTGACCTCAACTGGGACCTGCGGCGGCATCTCGTTTGGAGCAAGATTAACACCTCCCGCACGGATCTGATCCGTCTCCGAGCTGGACATGTATATGGCCAGATGTGGTACGTCGGTGCAAACTGTACCGATTCTCCCTCTGAAGCGACACAAAGAGTGTTTGAGCAAATCGACACACTAAATCGTTTGATCGAAAAACACCACCATGATATTTCGCGGGTCACATCCCTAACTCAGATACTGGATCCTATTAGGCAGGGAAAAATAAGGTCCCTGATCGCTGTGAAAGGCGGACATACGATCAACTCGAAGCTCGGACTGTTACGTTCACTGTATGCACTCGGCGTAAGATGTATGCCCCTGGCATCGGAACAAAATTGCTGCAACTGGGTTGACTCATCGCTCGTTGACATCATGGACATCGATTCTACCCACCTGAGAACGGATCTTTCCCTTTGGGGACGCCTGGTTGTGTGGGAAATGAACCGTCTCGGTATGATCGTGGATCTGTCGTATGCAAGCTACGGGGCAGCATTGGATGTGCTGCGGTACAGCCGGGCCCCGGTCATTTTCAGCAATGCCGGGGCGTACGCTATCAACAAGCACCATCTAAACGTGAAGGAAGACGTACTGATCCCGCTTGCCACACAGGGAGGCCTTATTATGATAACCTTCGACCCGGAGATTCTGGGAGGATACACAATCGATAATGTGCTTG AGCATCTGAACTACCTGAGGGAAGTCATCGGATCGGATCACATCGGAATTGGGAGTGGATTTGAGAGCTTCGATGGCGCCATCGATGGGTTGAAGGATGTGTCCATGTTTCTAAACCTGTTCAACGCCCTCCAGCAAGGAAAGTACGCCGATGGGGAAACATTCCAACCATGGTCCGAAGAAGAACTCAATAAGCTTGCAGGAGTAAACTTTCTGCGCGTGTTCGACGAAGTAGAGCGGGTGAAGCTGCAACTCTCGCACGAGCAACCGTTCGAAGACGATGACTCGGAAGATGCGTtagattga
- the LOC120900295 gene encoding uncharacterized protein LOC120900295 yields MIFQTILSNKKLLTACVIAVVITICAIVVPIAVVNSYDEAPKPRKFSGREVLDEVPLIDGHNDLPFSIYLVEKNLINHFNLDSNLKQHPVWANVNTSHTDLPRLRQGKLGAQFWVAYIRCADTQYKDAVARTLEQIDVTKRIIRKYPNDLKYADSADGIMEAYREKKLASLIAVEGGHSIDSRLAVLRLFYELGVRYLTLTHSCNTPWADASPVDEQVPAPSLNNLSAWGRHVIWEMNRLGMMIDISHVSYGVMRDVLAHSRAPVIFSHSSAHAVFEHHRNVQDDVLRELARKRGIVMVNFYPLFVGGNTIDDVIKHLNHIRSITGVDHIGLGGDYNGVAVTPEGLEDVSKYPDLFDMLADGVLRTGETFEPWTREDLQKLAGLNLLRVFREVERIRDSLVEEDPFEDLIPYEEFVRANVADQPCLTDMEMLKKTARSWLTMGVLILLAVLAVAIAVPIATNSGTDNSLAPQVNQFFGRTVLDEVPLIDGHNDLPWNLYNYERNQINNFELNADLKAHPVWGPATNSHTDIPRLQAGKVGAQFWVAYVGCNNQYKDAVERTLEQIDVIKRMVRKYPQYMRYVTSTEGIMAAFREGKIGSLIAVEGGHSMDSRLAVLRMFYELGVRYMTLTHSCNTPWADASPIDDQPEATLRNVTGWGRNVLWEMNRLGMLIDVSHVSHGVMVEVLEHTKAPVIFSHSSSYSVFNHHRNVRDDVLKQLVQNNGIIMVNFYPGFVGGRSIDNVIEHLNYIKSVTGPNHIGLGGDFDGVTAVPDDLDDVSKYPDLFDMLAEGVYKNGTTFAPWTREELRKLAGENLLRVFRDVEGVRDSMVDVEPYEDLIPYQDFVDAGVAEQPCMSDLDIHKQ; encoded by the exons ATGATTTTTCAAACAA TTTTAAGCAACAAAAAGCTGCTCACCGCCTGCGTGATTGCGGTAGTGATAACGATCTGCGCCATCGTCGTACCGATCGCTGTCGTAAACTCGTATGATGAAGCACCGAAGCCAAGGAAGTTCTCCGGCCGAGAAGTGCTCGATGAAGTGCCACTCATAGATGG CCATAACGATCTGCCCTTCAGCATATACCTGGTGGAGAAGAATTTAATCAATCACTTCAACCTCGACTCCAATCTTAAGCAGCACCCCGTATGGGCCAATGTGAACACCAGCCACACAGACCTGCCCCGGTTGCGGCAGGGCAAACTGGGTGCCCAGTTCTGGGTGGCCTATATCCGCTGTGCCGACACGCAGTACAAGGACGCGGTCGCACGCACGCTGGAACAGATCGACGTCACCAAGCGCATCATCCGGAAGTACCCGAACGATCTGAAGTATGCCGACTCCGCGGACGGTATTATGGAGGCGTATCGGGAGAAAAAGCTTGCCTCACTGATCGCCGTGGAGGGTGGCCATTCGATCGATTCCCGGCTGGCGGTGTTGCGGCTGTTCTACGAGCTCGGTGTACGCTACCTGACCCTAACGCACTCCTGCAACACTCCGTGGGCCGATGCATCGCCGGTGGATGAGCAGGTACCGGCCCCCTCCCTGAACAACCTTTCCGCCTGGGGTCGGCATGTGATCTGGGAGATGAACCGGCTCGGCATGATGATCGACATCTCGCACGTCAGCTACGGGGTGATGCGGGACGTGCTGGCGCACAGTCGGGCACCCGTTATCTTTAGCCACTCGTCGGCCCATGCCGTGTTCGAGCATCATCGCAACGTGCAGGACGATGTGTTGCGGGAGCTGGCCCGCAAGCGGGGCATTGTCATGGTCAACTTCTACCCCCTATTCGTCGGGGGAAATACCATCGATGACGTTATCA AGCATCTGAACCACATACGCAGCATTACCGGTGTCGATCACATCGGGCTCGGAGGGGACTACAACGGGGTGGCCGTTACACCGGAAGGGTTGGAAGATGTTTCGAAGTATCCCGATCTGTTCGATATGCTTGCGGACGGTGTGCTGCGCACGGGGGAAACGTTTGAACCGTGGACGCGTGAGGATCTGCAGAAGTTGGCCGGATTGAATCTGCTGCGTGTGTTCCGCGAGGTCGAACGCATCCGGGACAGTTTGGTGGAGGAGGACCCGTTCGAGGATCTTATTCCGTACGAAGAGTTCGTGAGAGCGAATGTAGCAGATCAGCCCTGCCTGACGGATATGGAGAT gttaaaaaaaacagcaagaaGCTG GCTAACGATGGGTGTGTTGATACTGTTGGCTGTGCTCGCGGTGGCTATTGCCGTTCCAATAGCGACGAACAGCGGCACCGATAACAGTTTAGCGCCACAGGTTAATCAATTTTTCGGCCGGACAGTGCTGGACGAGGTGCCATTGATTGATGG CCACAACGATTTGCCCTGGAATCTGTACAACTACGAGCGGAATCAGATCAACAACTTCGAGCTTAACGCCGACCTGAAAGCACATCCCGTCTGGGGTCCAGCCACCAACAGCCACACGGACATTCCACGACTGCAGGCGGGCAAAGTCGGCGCCCAGTTCTGGGTGGCGTACGTTGGCTGCAACAACCAGTACAAGGATGCGGTCGAACGCACACTGGAACAGATCGACGTGATCAAGCGGATGGTGCGCAAGTACCCGCAGTACATGCGGTACGTCACCTCGACCGAGGGCATTATGGCAGCGTTCCGGGAGGGAAAGATCGGTTCGCTGATTGCGGTTGAGGGTGGCCATTCGATGGATTCCCGGCTGGCGGTGTTGCGCATGTTCTACGAGCTCGGCGTACGGTACATGACGCTAACGCACTCGTGCAATACGCCGTGGGCGGATGCGTCACCGATCGACGATCAGCCGGAAGCGACGCTGCGAAACGTAACGGGCTGGGGCCGGAATGTGCTGTGGGAGATGAACCGGCTCGGTATGCTGATCGATGTGTCGCACGTCAGCCACGGGGTGATGGTGGAGGTGCTGGAGCACACGAAAGCGCCCGTCATCTTTAGCCACTCGTCGTCGTACTCCGTCTTCAACCATCATCGCAACGTGCGAGACGATGTGCTGAAGCAGCTGGTGCAGAACAATGGCATCATAATGGTGAACTTTTATCCGGGCTTTGTTGGGGGACGGTCGATTGACAATGTGATCG AGCATCTAAACTATATTAAAAGCGTCACCGGACCGAACCACATTGGACTCGGTGGAGACTTTGATGGAGTTACTGCAGTACCCGATGATCTGGACGATGTTTCCAAGTACCCTGATCTGTTCGATATGCTAGCCGAGGGTGTGTATAAGAACGGGACCACCTTTGCGCCCTGGACGCGGGAAGAGTTGCGCAAGCTGGCGGGTGAGAACTTGTTGCGCGTTTTTCGCGATGTGGAAGGGGTGCGTGATAGTATGGTGGATGTGGAACCGTACGAAGATTTGATTCCGTACCAAGATTTCGTCGATGCCGGTGTGGCCGAACAGCCGTGCATGAGCGATTTGGATATTCATAAGCAATAA